From a single Mesoaciditoga lauensis cd-1655R = DSM 25116 genomic region:
- a CDS encoding TrpB-like pyridoxal phosphate-dependent enzyme gives MRRRVYLSEGDIPKYWYNVKADLPFTLDPPLDPQTKKPMEPEKLGAIFPKELIRQEMTTEREIPIPQQVREAYAIYRPTPLIRAVGLEKALNTPAHIYYKNESVSPTGSHKLNTAIAQAYFNKVEGITKLSTETGAGQWGSALSYATKLLGMEVEVFMVKVSMEQKPARKHMVNLFDGKIHPSPSALTDKGKEFLKKDPNTTGSLGMAISEAVEVAFKSKNVNYSLGSVLDHVLLHQTVIGQETKKQMEVMNEKPDVLLGCFGGGSNFGGFILPFIPDKFKDEKMEIVACEPVACPSLTKGEYRYDYGDSAGLTPLLKMYTLGKDFVPPAIHAGGLRYHGASPIISRLIHEKIVKAIAIDQKEAFDAAKLFSVVEGIIPAPESSHAIAGAIRYAKEAIKTGEKKVIVFNLSGHGLLDLNAYA, from the coding sequence ATGAGAAGAAGAGTGTATTTGAGTGAAGGGGATATCCCGAAATACTGGTACAACGTTAAAGCTGATCTGCCATTTACCTTGGATCCACCGCTAGATCCTCAGACAAAAAAGCCAATGGAACCGGAAAAACTGGGAGCTATTTTCCCCAAAGAACTGATAAGGCAGGAAATGACAACGGAAAGAGAAATTCCAATCCCACAACAAGTGCGCGAAGCTTATGCCATTTACAGACCCACTCCATTAATACGCGCTGTGGGGCTTGAGAAAGCCCTCAACACTCCAGCTCACATTTATTACAAGAATGAATCCGTTAGTCCGACAGGCAGTCATAAACTAAACACTGCAATTGCCCAGGCCTATTTCAACAAGGTTGAAGGAATAACAAAACTTTCCACAGAAACCGGAGCCGGTCAGTGGGGAAGCGCACTTTCGTACGCTACGAAATTATTGGGTATGGAAGTTGAAGTCTTCATGGTGAAGGTAAGTATGGAACAAAAGCCTGCGCGAAAACATATGGTCAATCTTTTCGATGGAAAAATCCATCCAAGTCCCAGTGCTTTGACCGACAAAGGAAAAGAATTCTTGAAAAAAGATCCGAATACAACGGGAAGCCTTGGAATGGCGATAAGTGAAGCGGTTGAGGTTGCTTTTAAATCTAAGAATGTCAATTACTCTTTAGGAAGCGTTCTCGATCACGTTTTACTTCACCAAACGGTTATAGGCCAAGAGACGAAAAAGCAAATGGAAGTAATGAACGAAAAACCTGATGTGCTCCTGGGGTGTTTTGGAGGCGGCTCCAACTTTGGAGGATTCATATTGCCATTCATACCAGATAAATTCAAAGATGAAAAAATGGAAATAGTTGCCTGTGAACCCGTCGCATGCCCATCTTTGACAAAGGGCGAATACCGCTACGATTATGGTGATTCGGCAGGGTTAACGCCGCTGTTGAAGATGTATACGCTTGGAAAGGATTTCGTTCCGCCTGCCATCCACGCCGGAGGTTTGAGATACCACGGTGCTTCCCCGATAATAAGCAGGTTGATACATGAAAAAATCGTGAAAGCCATTGCCATAGATCAAAAAGAAGCTTTCGATGCCGCGAAGCTTTTCAGCGTTGTGGAGGGAATAATACCAGCACCTGAATCAAGCCATGCCATCGCAGGAGCAATTCGATATGCGAAAGAAGCCATAAAAACTGGAGAAAAGAAGGTCATCGTTTTCAATTTAAGCGGTCATGGCTTGTTAGATCTAAATGCGTATGCGTGA
- a CDS encoding nitrate/sulfonate/bicarbonate ABC transporter ATP-binding protein, with the protein MSTPIIELKNVNMKFKMPGGNYFTALENISFSLESGKVAAILGPSGCGKSTLLRIITGLLKPSSGEVYYKGKLQNGVNDRMAMVFQNFALFPWKTVKENIELGLKGNVKSEEQEKIVEHIIDVVGLEGFEDVYPKELSGGMKQRVGIARALVSAPEVLCMDEPFSALDALTSENLREEVLDFWSEGAAGLSNILIVTHNIQEAVYMADEIFILASNPGSVKAIYHNTLPFPRDQKSVEFLNTVDIIYNILTQNIMPEVPKSTIYEKIAPIPLVSVSEIIGLLEVLDDNKGRLEIFDLSEHIKRDFGKTISIALAAEMLGFVETPRHDVVFTTLGKKFLESDINERKIIFKQQILKIPLIKAVVDLVEKSEDKMITREECEEFLMEKLPNERPEELFETIVNFALYAEILDYDSRDEELSLITENV; encoded by the coding sequence ATGAGTACACCGATAATAGAGTTGAAAAATGTGAACATGAAGTTCAAAATGCCGGGAGGAAACTATTTCACGGCGCTGGAGAATATAAGTTTTTCTTTGGAAAGCGGGAAGGTTGCGGCAATTCTCGGTCCTTCTGGATGTGGAAAATCAACGCTGTTAAGAATTATCACGGGTCTTTTAAAACCCTCTTCTGGTGAGGTTTACTACAAAGGAAAGCTCCAAAACGGCGTGAACGATAGAATGGCGATGGTCTTCCAAAACTTCGCTCTTTTCCCATGGAAAACCGTTAAAGAAAACATAGAACTTGGTCTCAAAGGAAACGTTAAAAGCGAAGAGCAAGAAAAAATAGTGGAACACATAATAGACGTCGTGGGTTTAGAAGGGTTTGAAGATGTTTATCCAAAAGAGCTTTCTGGGGGTATGAAGCAAAGGGTCGGCATAGCGCGTGCTCTTGTTTCGGCTCCAGAGGTTTTATGTATGGATGAACCTTTTAGTGCTTTGGATGCATTGACATCTGAAAACCTCCGTGAAGAAGTGCTAGATTTTTGGTCTGAAGGGGCTGCCGGACTTTCGAACATATTGATCGTAACGCACAACATCCAGGAAGCTGTGTACATGGCAGATGAAATATTCATACTTGCATCAAATCCTGGTAGTGTCAAGGCTATATATCACAACACCCTTCCATTTCCAAGAGATCAGAAATCCGTTGAGTTTTTGAATACGGTGGATATCATATACAACATCTTGACGCAAAACATAATGCCTGAAGTTCCAAAATCCACAATATACGAGAAAATAGCTCCCATTCCTTTGGTGAGTGTTAGTGAGATCATAGGGCTTCTGGAAGTTTTGGACGATAACAAAGGAAGGCTGGAAATATTCGATCTTTCAGAGCACATAAAGCGCGATTTCGGTAAAACGATTTCCATCGCGTTAGCTGCGGAAATGCTTGGATTCGTTGAAACACCACGCCATGATGTGGTGTTTACCACGTTGGGTAAAAAATTCTTGGAGTCTGATATAAACGAAAGAAAAATCATTTTCAAACAACAAATACTCAAAATCCCTTTGATAAAAGCCGTTGTGGATTTGGTTGAGAAAAGTGAAGACAAGATGATCACGCGTGAAGAATGTGAAGAATTCTTGATGGAAAAATTGCCTAATGAACGTCCAGAAGAACTTTTCGAAACGATAGTTAATTTCGCCTTGTACGCGGAAATTCTTGACTATGATTCAAGAGATGAAGAGCTCTCGTTGATAACAGAAAATGTGTGA
- a CDS encoding ABC transporter permease: MNRTVKIGRNISFSIYDIVVLSFMAFLAYGIGILAKNWTGPLVYQTNISLSPVSLVGYTFLSMARGFAAYGLSLVFTFAYGYAAARNKYAERVLIPLLDVFQSVPVLGFLPGLVLGMMALFPHSVMGLEIASIIMIFTGQVWNMTFSFYQSLKSIPQELIEASKIYGLSGWRIFWDVEVPFAMPGLVWNSMMSMAGGWFFLSVCEAFTLGGRSYRIAGIGSYMATAVENGYVPGELYAILAMILMILAIDTFFWKPVVAWSDKFKFEENASADEPTSFVLDILRNSHVLKFFRTLFSNIKAPKKYVKPIPIKSEQEQSKVGGVVFYTILGLISGWMLWKFFSFMGKINIMDLNTILFEDGLTALRVYAAVAISVAWTLPVGILIGKNVSVSKKIQPVVQILASFPAPMIYPWFVMLFPDLNYSSILLMLLGTQWYILFNVIAGASSIPNQLKEAAEILKLSKFKVWTTLYIPTVLPFLITGMITAAGGAWNASIVTEYMTFNHKILEATGIGAFINEVTISGKMQLLVLSIVVMSLSVVAINRLIWRPMQRWAMEKFSLN, from the coding sequence ATGAATCGGACAGTAAAAATAGGAAGAAACATATCATTTTCGATTTACGACATCGTAGTTCTCTCCTTTATGGCTTTTCTCGCCTACGGAATTGGCATACTGGCGAAAAACTGGACAGGTCCTCTGGTTTACCAAACGAACATCTCTCTGTCCCCTGTTTCGCTGGTGGGATACACTTTTCTTTCAATGGCACGGGGCTTCGCCGCGTACGGTTTGTCTCTCGTTTTCACCTTCGCTTACGGTTACGCCGCTGCGCGTAACAAATACGCTGAACGTGTTCTCATCCCATTATTGGACGTTTTTCAATCGGTCCCTGTTTTAGGCTTCTTGCCAGGTCTTGTTCTGGGAATGATGGCCCTCTTTCCACATAGCGTTATGGGCCTGGAGATTGCTTCCATAATCATGATATTCACCGGACAAGTGTGGAACATGACTTTCAGCTTTTACCAATCGTTGAAATCCATACCGCAGGAACTGATAGAGGCTTCCAAAATATACGGCCTCTCAGGGTGGAGGATATTTTGGGATGTTGAAGTTCCTTTCGCAATGCCAGGACTTGTATGGAACAGCATGATGTCGATGGCAGGAGGATGGTTCTTCCTTTCCGTTTGTGAAGCTTTCACATTAGGCGGAAGAAGTTACAGAATAGCTGGCATAGGTTCATACATGGCAACGGCTGTTGAAAACGGATACGTTCCCGGTGAATTGTACGCGATATTGGCGATGATTTTAATGATACTCGCAATAGATACGTTTTTTTGGAAACCCGTTGTGGCCTGGTCAGATAAGTTTAAATTTGAAGAAAACGCCTCGGCAGACGAACCAACATCATTTGTGTTGGACATATTAAGGAATTCCCACGTTCTTAAATTCTTTAGGACACTCTTTTCAAACATCAAGGCTCCAAAAAAATACGTGAAGCCGATTCCAATAAAGAGCGAACAAGAACAAAGCAAAGTTGGTGGCGTGGTGTTTTACACCATTCTGGGTCTGATAAGTGGATGGATGTTGTGGAAATTTTTCTCTTTTATGGGAAAAATAAACATCATGGATTTAAATACCATTTTGTTTGAAGATGGACTCACAGCACTGCGCGTGTATGCTGCGGTAGCCATTTCCGTGGCTTGGACGTTGCCTGTGGGAATACTGATAGGAAAGAACGTGTCCGTTTCAAAAAAGATCCAACCGGTAGTGCAGATATTGGCTTCATTTCCGGCACCGATGATATACCCATGGTTCGTAATGCTTTTTCCCGATTTGAATTACAGTTCCATTCTGTTGATGTTATTGGGCACACAATGGTACATATTATTCAACGTTATAGCAGGTGCCTCTTCCATACCAAATCAACTTAAAGAAGCGGCGGAAATTTTGAAATTGAGCAAATTCAAAGTTTGGACGACGCTTTATATTCCAACCGTTCTGCCCTTCCTTATAACGGGCATGATAACCGCAGCGGGTGGTGCGTGGAACGCAAGTATTGTTACAGAATACATGACGTTCAACCATAAAATTTTAGAAGCAACGGGAATAGGTGCTTTCATAAACGAAGTGACGATTTCCGGAAAGATGCAACTGCTTGTTTTAAGTATAGTTGTGATGTCTTTGAGTGTTGTGGCAATAAACCGTTTGATATGGAGACCCATGCAAAGATGGGCAATGGAAAAATTTAGTTTGAATTGA